The proteins below are encoded in one region of Acanthochromis polyacanthus isolate Apoly-LR-REF ecotype Palm Island chromosome 4, KAUST_Apoly_ChrSc, whole genome shotgun sequence:
- the pole4 gene encoding DNA polymerase epsilon subunit 4, giving the protein MATTVATPVIPTEHDTDRCGSEEESRGAEAEESGQPQQTGPGAVSHSRLSKLPLARIKALMKTDPDVSLASQESVFIIAKATELFVEMIAKDALVYAQQGKRKTLQRKDLDNAIEAIDEFAFLEGTLD; this is encoded by the exons ATGGCGACAACGGTGGCGACGCCCGTCATCCCGACGGAGCACGACACGGACCGGTGCGGGAGCGAGGAGGAGAGCCGCGGGGCCGAGGCGGAGGAGAGCGGGCAGCCGCAGCAGACAGGCCCGGGGGCCGTGAGCCACAGCCGGCTGTCCAAACTGCCGCTGGCCCGCATCAAGGCGCTGATGAAGACCGACCCGGACGTGTCTCTGGCCAGCCAGGAGTCCGTGTTTATCATCGCTAAAGCCACG gAATTGTTTGTTGAGATGATTGCCAAAGATGCTCTGGTCTACGCTCAGCAAGGGAAGAGGAAAACGTTGCAAAGAAAAGATTTGG acaACGCAATAGAGGCCATAGATGAGTTTGCATTTCTCGAAG GCACACTGGATTAA